GATCCCGGAATCAACGATTACCTGGAACTACTCGTGACCAATAAGCTTCCTCCGGTTCCAAAGGCTCCGAACAAGGAAACTAATCCGGACGTAAAACAGATCGCTCCGGAAGAATCCCAGGAAGAAGCCAAGGCGGCTTCCGAGGAAGTTGTCAAAAAATAAAAATACGATTCTAACCAAAGATCCTTCTCTGGCGGCGAAAGCTCTGGAGAAGGGAGGAATCGTCCTTTTTCCCACGGAGACCGTATACGGGATAGGAGCCGACTCCCGTAATTTCGATTCTTGTTTAGAAATTTATAAAATTAAGAATCGACCCGCCGATAACCCGCTTATCGTTCATCTTGCCGATCCGAACGATATACAGAAAATCGCAGAACTCCCCAAGAACGCCGAAATCCTCTTGGAGAAGTATATGCCGGGTCCTTTGACTTTGGTTTTACCAAAAAAAGATCCCAAGGTATTTTCCGCCGGACTGGATACGATTGCGGTCAGAGTTCCTTCTCATTCTCTTGCGAGGGAAATGATACGATTGTCCGGAGTTCCCGTTTCCGCGCCATCTGCGAACCTTTCCGGTCGACCTTCCATCACTAGGCTCGAAGATGCGATCCACGAATTCGAAGGGAAGGTGGATGTAATTTTGGAAGGGCAAGAACCCGAAATCGGATTGGAGTCCACAGTGATCGATCTGAGCGGAAATTCTCCCAAGATTCTAAGACCCGGGTTCCTGGGTCCAGAGGAACTGAAGGAAATCTTCCCGGGTCTTTCCTATACATCCTACTATCCCAACGAAGAGGAAGGGATTCGTCCTGCGAGTCCCGGAATGAAATACAGGCATTATGCACCGGATGCGAATGTGATTTTTGCAGAAATAGGGACTTTGCCGAAAAAAGATTCCGCGGCAATAGGAATCGATCTACTAGAAGGTTGGGCGTTCTCTTTAAGCGTCCCGGATAATCTTGAATATATGAAAAATCTATATTCTTTTTTTCGGGACTGCGACCGGATGAGGATACGAACCGTGTATTGTTTTCCGCCGGCGGAAGGCCAAGGAAAAGAAGCATTACTCAATCGGATCCGAAAAGCCCAGGACAGATAAAAGATCGCATTTCGGATTTATAGAAACCGATTATTGCGATAAATCAGAAGCTATATCGGATAGATAGAGCACTTCGTTCGGATTATACTTCGGATTTTTTCCATTCCAGAAAGGAAGATTTAGGCCGATGGATTGCAATCCAGGTTTCATATCTTGGATGAAATCCTTCCAATTATAAGTTCCCGGCAAATACCGAACGTCTATTTTTTCGGCTTTGAGATCCTCTTTGACTTTTTGCAGGATTTCTAATACACTCGAGCAGGAATCCAGAAACCCGGCCTTGCGAAAGGTTTCTCCTAAAAAGACCCTACCTTCCCCCCATTTAGCTTCCAATTCTTTCGTACTCGTTTTTCTTGCCTCGGTGACCCTGGAATAGAATACGTCGCGAGAATGCAGTACTTCTCTTTTTAAGAATTGTTCCGACTTGGGAGAAAGTTTTCCGTACTCCGATAGGATATCTCTATGAGGGTAGAATCCGATTCTTTCCTTCTTGATTCCTAATTTCTCATATAGATTCTTCATTTCGAATCGGAGCATGACAGCACCTATGGATCCTACTACGGAATAAGGAGTTCCATGGATTTCTTTCGTTCCACAGGCAAGATAGTATCCTCCCGAAGCGGCTACGTTTAAAACATAAGTGACGACTGGTTTCTTCTCGGAAAGTTTTTTAATTTCACGGTATAGTAACTCGGAGACAAGAGCGCTACCTCCCGGAGAATTCATTTCCAGAACGACCGCGGAAATCCTCGGATCCTCCCGCAATTCCTTGAATGTTTCCTGGTAATATCTAAAAGAGACCTGTCTAGAACGAAATTCCTCTTCTCTACCTAGGTCGGGAAGAATATTCCCTTGCACGGGGAGCACTATCACAGTGGGAACCGGTCTGGATAGATAAGTGAAATTCTTCTTTTTGGAATATAGTCTGAGTCCTTTAGGTTTCAAGGTTCTATAGTCCGGCTTGCTATCTTCTTTCTCTTTTTTATACGTTTCGAAGAGATAATTTTCTTCGAACTCGTCTTCTTCCAAAAGATCCGTGAGAAATCCTAGCTTCTTTAGTCTTTCCGCACTTAGAATCGGTTCCTCTAAGATTTTTAGATCCAATCCGGAACTCTTGCGAAAGCCTTCTTCTAAAAGAGCTTTCTGGTCGGAGAGTAGGCTTTCTATATTCTTTTTTGCGGGCGGAGAGAAGGAAGTTTCTTTGGAAAGTTTCTCCAAACGCCTTGAAAGCGCCGCTTGCGTACGCTTCTACTCCCACACCTAGCTTTTTAGCCGTTCCACCGAAAAAGAAAGGCTCCGCAGAGGGAAGAACCGGAAAAAATTCGGAAGCGGAGGAGGCATATCTGGATTTGCAATGAGAGAGAAGAAGAATAGCCTTGGTTCCTCCGCCTAAGCAATATCCGGAAGTATGGATCCCTTTCTCATTTAAGGACTCGATCGCTCTGCATAGATTCCAAACTTCTCCAAATCCGTACTCAGGATTGGAAATTTGGAAAGAAATTTTCTTCAAACCCGGGACTGTACCCAATGCTTTGAGTCCCAGAAGAAAATCCAAAAGAAAGGGAGAGTCTTCCTTTCCAACTAGAACGCGGACGAAAAACGACCTTTTATCGAAGGAAAACGAACTAGGAATCTCCAAGTAAAAATGATCCCCTTTCCGGATCGCCCAGGAAAGAATCCTAAAGAATTGGAATAGAATTCGGATGGGGAGAAAGATTAGGGAGAGGATCGTTTTAAACATGTGTCGTCCTTTTGGCGACCAAATTACTAGAGCGTTTTATTCCGGAAAACGTAAAATTCCCCTCGGAAAACCGCTTTCCAACGGGGGTTTGCAAAATTTATCTGAAAGGAAAGAGAGGGTAAGAATTTGGATCACATCCGAATCAAAGGAGCTCGAGAGCATAATTTAAAGAATATCGACTTGGAGATTCCAAGAGATAGGCTTGTGGTGATCACCGGTTTATCCGGATCGGGTAAATCCTCTCTCGCTTTCGATACCATCTATGCGGAAGGTCAGAGAAGGTATGTCGAAAGTTTATCCGCCTACGCTCGGCAATTCTTGGGGCAAATGGAAAAGCCGGATCTGGATCTGATCGAGGGTTTGTCTCCCGCTATCTCCATAGAGCAAAAGACCACTCACAGAAACCCGAGATCCACAGTAGGAACCGTTACCGAGATCTACGATTACCTCAGATTATTATATGCAAGGATCGGAAAACCCCATTGTCCCATTTGCGGAACCCCTATCCAATCTTTATCCGTGGACCAAATAACGGACAGAATCCTAGGTTATCCCGAAGGAACTAAGATCCAACTCTTGGCTCCCGTAGTTTCTGGAAAAAAAGGGGAGCATAAGGACGCTCTAGAAAAAATCCGAAAAGACGGGTTCAATCGAATCCGACTAAACGGTGAAATCAAAACCTTGGACGA
This sequence is a window from Leptospira wolffii serovar Khorat str. Khorat-H2. Protein-coding genes within it:
- a CDS encoding S49 family peptidase, translating into MNSPGGSALVSELLYREIKKLSEKKPVVTYVLNVAASGGYYLACGTKEIHGTPYSVVGSIGAVMLRFEMKNLYEKLGIKKERIGFYPHRDILSEYGKLSPKSEQFLKREVLHSRDVFYSRVTEARKTSTKELEAKWGEGRVFLGETFRKAGFLDSCSSVLEILQKVKEDLKAEKIDVRYLPGTYNWKDFIQDMKPGLQSIGLNLPFWNGKNPKYNPNEVLYLSDIASDLSQ
- a CDS encoding L-threonylcarbamoyladenylate synthase, translating into MSKNKNTILTKDPSLAAKALEKGGIVLFPTETVYGIGADSRNFDSCLEIYKIKNRPADNPLIVHLADPNDIQKIAELPKNAEILLEKYMPGPLTLVLPKKDPKVFSAGLDTIAVRVPSHSLAREMIRLSGVPVSAPSANLSGRPSITRLEDAIHEFEGKVDVILEGQEPEIGLESTVIDLSGNSPKILRPGFLGPEELKEIFPGLSYTSYYPNEEEGIRPASPGMKYRHYAPDANVIFAEIGTLPKKDSAAIGIDLLEGWAFSLSVPDNLEYMKNLYSFFRDCDRMRIRTVYCFPPAEGQGKEALLNRIRKAQDR